Sequence from the Streptomyces sp. NBC_00440 genome:
GATGCTGCGCGAGACCCTAGGCGATTGTTGAACAAACACACAAGAGGTGTTCGTCACCCAGTACGGAGCGGACGGAAGGGGGAACAGCACGGAGCGAGCGGAAGGACGAGCACAGACCTGCCCGCACATCCGCACCCACCACGCGCATCACCACACACCTCCGCACCACACGCATCCACACCCCGGCTCACCCGCAGGGCACATCACCCGGGCCGGCCCGCCACTCACCCGGTCCGCTCACTCGGCGGCGAGGCGCATCGCATAGGCCTCGGCGAGCTGGCGGCGGGAGTCCTCCAGATAGAAGCCCAGCATCCGTTCGGCGCCCACCGCGTCGCCCGCGGCCAGCCGGTCGACGAGCTGCCTGTTCCGGGTGAGATAGGGCTCGTGGAAACGCCGCGGATCCGCCATCACATGGAAAGCGAGGCGCAGCTCGGCCAGCACATTGCGCATCAGCTCGTTCACCCGGGGGCTCCCGGCGAGCGCCGCGAGCGCCTGGTGGAAGCGGATGTTGGCGGTGGAGCAGGCCGCCCACTCGTCCACGGCCGCGGCCCGCTCCCCGGTGGCCACCGCGGCCTCCACGTCGTCCAGCCGGTACGGCGGCTCCCCCAGGGCCCGCAGCGCGGAGCACTCGACCAGCAGCCTGACCTGGTAGATGTCGACGAGGTCCTCGACCGCCAGGACACGGACGAAGACACCTCGGTTCAGCCGGTGCTCCAGCAGCCGCTCATGGGTGAGCAGCCTGAACGCCTCCCGCAGCGTGTTGCGGGACACCGCGAGCGCGGCACTGAGGCTCTCCTCGGACAGACGGCTGCCGGGCTGGAAGTACCCCTCGGTGATCCGCTCCCGCAGGATCGCGGCCACCCGCTCCGCGGTGCCCGCGCCCGTTCCGGCCGGAGCGGCACTGCCTGCGGTCAGCTCCGAGAGGTCCGGAGAAGTCCGGCCCGCTGTCTCCGCCATGTCTCGACCCCTGTCCATCAGTCGTTCGCCGCTCCGCCCCGCGCCGGGCAACGCCGCCAAGTCAACCGCAGTCGCGCGCCCGCACCCAAGCCGACCCCGACCGGCCCCGTACCGGCGTACGGCCGGCTTCCCTCCTCACCCTTGTCAGATTGTTCAACAATTCGTTAGCGTACGCACGTGATGGATCTCAACGCGGACCTCGGCGAGGGCTTCGGCCGGTGGCAGCTCACCGATGACGAGGCCCTGCTCTCCTGTGTGACGAGCGCCAACGTCGCCTGCGGATTCCACGCGGGCGACGCCTCCGTGATGCGCCGGGTGTGCGATACGGCCGCCGCGCGCGGGGTACGTATCGGCGCCCATGTCTCGTACCGGGATCTCGCCGGTTTCGGCCGCCGCTCCATGGATGTGCCGGCCGGCGAACTGGCCGCCGAGGTGGCCTACCAGATCGGCGCGCTGCGGGTCTTCGCGGAGGCCGCCGGGCCGGGTGTCTCGTACGTCAAACCGCACGGCGCCCTCTACAACCGCACCGTCCGGGACGAGGAGCAGGCCGAGGCGGTCGTCGAAGGCATCCGCCTCGCGGGCGGCGGCCTCGCCGTCCTGGGCCTGCCGGGTTCACGGCTGCTCGCGTCCGCCCGGGCCGCGGGCCTGCCCGTGGTCGAGGAGGCGTTCGCCGACCGTGCGTACACCCCGCAGGGCACACTCGTGCCACGCCGCGAACCCGGCGCGGTGATCGAGGACGCCGGAACGGTCGTTCGCCGGTCCGTCGGGATGGCTGTCGACGGTACGGTCACCGCCGTCGACGGCAGCCAGGTGCCGGCCGGAGCCCGCTCCCTGTGCGTGCACGGCGACACCCCCGGTGCGGCCGACGTCGCCCGCCGGATCAGAGCGGCGCTCGAAGAAGCCGGCGTCCGGGTCGGGGCGTTCGCATGAAGAAGGCCGAAGCAGCCCGCACCGACAGCATCCGGGTGCTGCCCGCAGGGCGCCATGGCCTGCTCGTGGAGCTCCCCAGCGGCGCGGCCGCCGAGGCGTTCCACGCCGAACTGCTGCGCCGTCGCACCCTCGGCGTGCTCCCCGGCGTACGCGAGATCGTCCCGGGCGCCCGAACCGTCCTGCTCGACGGCATCGCCGACGGTCCGCCCGGCGCCCCCGAGCGCCTGGCCCGGTCTCTCGTCTCCTGGCGGATACCGCCGCTGCCGCGCGACGCGGGCCCGGCCGTCGAGGTCCCCGTGGTGTACGACGGCCCCGACCTCGCCGATGTGGCAGCCGTCTGGGGCGTCGAGCCCGGCGATGTGGCCCGGATCCACAGCGGCATCGAATTCCGGGTCGCGTTCTCGGGCTTCGCTCCCGGTTTCGGCTATCTGACCGGTCTCCCCGAGCGCTTCCGGGTCCCCCGCCGCGCCACCCCGCGCACCCGGGTCCCCGTTGGATCGCTGGCGCTGGCCGGTCCGTACACCGGCGTGTACCCGCGCGCGTCGCCCGGCGGCTGGCAGCTCATCGGCCGGACACCCGACCCGGACTGCCTCTGGAACCAGGACCGCGACCCCGCCGCACTGCTGACCCCCGGCACCCGGGTCCGTTTCACCGAGGCCCCGGACCGCCACCGCGCTGCCGGAACGCGTACGGAGGAGGAAGCAGCCCAGTGCCAGTGACGCCAGAGACACAAGCGACGACAGCGCTGACAGTGACAGCTGTGCTGCCGCCCATGCTCCAGGTGGTCCGCGCGGGCGCCCTGACCACGGTGCAGGACGGCGGCCGCACCGGGTACGCCCATCTCGGCGTCCCCCGCGCGGGCGCCCTGGACGCCCCGGCCCGGCAACTGGCCAACCGCCTGACCGGCAACCCGGCGGACGCCGCCGTCTTGGAGACGACACTCACCGGCTGCGCGGTCCGCCCCACCCGGGCGGTGACCGCGGTCGTCGGGGGCGCGCCCTGCCGGGTGACGGTCGACGGACGGCCCGCCCCCTGGGGCGCACCGGTCTTCGTGCCCGCCGGTGCGGTACTGGAAGCGCATCCGGCGCAGCACGGGGTCCGCAGCTATCTGGCCTTCGGGGGCGGCCTGCGCCCCGAGCCCGTACTGGGCAGCCGCTCGGCCGACCTGCTCTCGGGCCTCGGCCCGGCCCCCCTGCGCGACGGCGACGCCCTCCCGCTCGGCACACCGCAGGACCACGGAACGACCCCGGGCGCGGACACCGCCCCGTGGCCCGGCATCCCCACCTCGCTGGTACTGCCGGTGCGGCCCGGCCCCCGCCACGACTGGTTCACACCGGCCGCCCTGCGCACCCTGGCGACGGCCGGATACCGGGTGTCGCCGCACAGCAACCGCATCGGCCTGCGCACCGAGGGCCCCGCCCTGGAACGGTCCCGGCACGGCGAACTCCCCAGCGAGGGCGTCGTCCTGGGCTCGGTACAGGTCCCGCCGGACGGCCGCCCGGTGGTCTTCCTCAACGACCACCCGACGACGGGCGGCTACCCGGTGATCGGCGTCGTCCCGGAACCGTCCCTGTCCGCAGCCGCCCAGGCAACACCCGGAACGGAACTCCGTTTCACCCTGATCCGCTGAGCCGGACCCGCACCCCGCACGCGTCGCTGCGGTGGCCGAAATCGCCTTCTCGACATGGCTGACCGTTTCCGGTTCCCTCCAGAACCGGCAACGTTCCCCACCATTTCGGTGTCTCACGAGACATCGTGAGGTCTGCCTGACATGCAAGATCCCGTGTTCATCGGGGCGAACACGGGATCTTTTGCCGCGATGGTGTTGAGACAGATGCTTGGCGTCAGAGC
This genomic interval carries:
- a CDS encoding GntR family transcriptional regulator; translation: MAETAGRTSPDLSELTAGSAAPAGTGAGTAERVAAILRERITEGYFQPGSRLSEESLSAALAVSRNTLREAFRLLTHERLLEHRLNRGVFVRVLAVEDLVDIYQVRLLVECSALRALGEPPYRLDDVEAAVATGERAAAVDEWAACSTANIRFHQALAALAGSPRVNELMRNVLAELRLAFHVMADPRRFHEPYLTRNRQLVDRLAAGDAVGAERMLGFYLEDSRRQLAEAYAMRLAAE
- a CDS encoding LamB/YcsF family protein — protein: MDLNADLGEGFGRWQLTDDEALLSCVTSANVACGFHAGDASVMRRVCDTAAARGVRIGAHVSYRDLAGFGRRSMDVPAGELAAEVAYQIGALRVFAEAAGPGVSYVKPHGALYNRTVRDEEQAEAVVEGIRLAGGGLAVLGLPGSRLLASARAAGLPVVEEAFADRAYTPQGTLVPRREPGAVIEDAGTVVRRSVGMAVDGTVTAVDGSQVPAGARSLCVHGDTPGAADVARRIRAALEEAGVRVGAFA
- a CDS encoding 5-oxoprolinase subunit B family protein, with protein sequence MKKAEAARTDSIRVLPAGRHGLLVELPSGAAAEAFHAELLRRRTLGVLPGVREIVPGARTVLLDGIADGPPGAPERLARSLVSWRIPPLPRDAGPAVEVPVVYDGPDLADVAAVWGVEPGDVARIHSGIEFRVAFSGFAPGFGYLTGLPERFRVPRRATPRTRVPVGSLALAGPYTGVYPRASPGGWQLIGRTPDPDCLWNQDRDPAALLTPGTRVRFTEAPDRHRAAGTRTEEEAAQCQ
- a CDS encoding biotin-dependent carboxyltransferase family protein gives rise to the protein MLQVVRAGALTTVQDGGRTGYAHLGVPRAGALDAPARQLANRLTGNPADAAVLETTLTGCAVRPTRAVTAVVGGAPCRVTVDGRPAPWGAPVFVPAGAVLEAHPAQHGVRSYLAFGGGLRPEPVLGSRSADLLSGLGPAPLRDGDALPLGTPQDHGTTPGADTAPWPGIPTSLVLPVRPGPRHDWFTPAALRTLATAGYRVSPHSNRIGLRTEGPALERSRHGELPSEGVVLGSVQVPPDGRPVVFLNDHPTTGGYPVIGVVPEPSLSAAAQATPGTELRFTLIR